The Malus domestica chromosome 06, GDT2T_hap1 genome has a segment encoding these proteins:
- the LOC103437029 gene encoding uncharacterized protein isoform X2, translated as MLNLCAYDRVNYSVTLSGQYRSARAVSKDWLHNLSSDIIDGFQRSTSTYKIPVPSSLLKDKVSCEDLEGVGSFNTTCLLNSNLYLSSDLYIRGTGNLEILPHVSIVCPIEGCMITFNMSGNVKIGHSAEIVAGSVVFSAANLTMEYNSSINTTSLGGLPPSQTSGTPVGYDGGGGGHGGRGASCLKNNQTSYWGGDVYTWSTLSEPWSYGSKGGGTSTKIPFGGNGGGRVKLLVKDMVYINGSVTAEGGDGGTTGGGGSGGSIFVHAVKLKGYGTVSAAGGRGLGGGGGGRISLDCYSIQEDVTVTVHGGLSIGCPGNAGAAGTYFNADLLSLRVGNDNITTATETPLLDFPTRPLWSHVFVENNAKVLVPLLWTRVQVRGQISLYRGGSIIFGLSEYPISEFELVAEELLMSDSIIKVFGAFRVSVKMLLMWNSKIQIDGGGNTIVTASVLEVRNLIVLRHNSVISSNTNLGVYGQGLLKLTGHGDAIKAQRLSLSLFYNITVGAGSLLQAPLDDDASRNVVTKSLCESQTCPLDLITPPDDCHVNYTLSFSLQICRVEDLLVDGIVKGSVIHIHRARTIIVNNNGLITASELGCSKGIGSGNYSNGAGSGAGHGGRGGSGYFNGRVCNGGNEYGNADLPCELGSGAEGPNPSYGNVVGGGMIVMGSIQWPLLRLDVFGTLSADGQSFDKAARKGNGSSIGGLGGGSGGTILIFLQELRLLTQSSSLSVAGGKGGPLGGGGGGGGRVHFHWSKIDFGDEYVPVASISGSINSSGGAGDDGGRHGNDGTITGKKCPKGLYGTFCKECPVGSFKNVDGSDSHLCTPCSVDLLPSRSEFIYVRGGVTQPSCPYKCVSDKYRMPKCYTPLEELLYTFGGPWPFAILLSCILGILALLLSTLRIKLVGTCSYQRGGSIEQHSHHHLPYLLSLSEVRGTRVEETQSHVHRMYFMGPNTFREPWHLPYSPPSAVIEIVYEDAFNRFIDEINSVAAYDWWEGSVHSILSVLAYPCSWSWKQWRQRNKVHRLQEYVKSEYDHSCLRSCRSRALYKGMKVGATPDLMVAYIDFFLGGDEKRLDMVSIIQKRFPMCIIFGGDGSYMSPYNLHNDTLLTNLLGQHVPETVWNHLVAGLNAQLRMVRHGSIRSHLIPVINWINSHANPQLAFHGVKVELGWFQATATGYYQLGILVVVGDYPLQSVHQSDMGDRNGNELPRSNVACTRKCLKQMQQSWPLVGHALSVKRITGGINGGLINHTTLKSLDYKRDFLFPLSLLLHNTRPVGHQDTLLLLISFMLLADLSVTLLMLLQFYWISLGAFLAVLLILPLSLLSPFLAGLNALFSKELRRASLARVYALWNATSLSNVVVALMCGIFYYGFSFFRPPGKSDTWNTRRDDDKWWLLPTILLLLKLIQARFVDWHIANLEIEDPSVYIPDPDAFWAQESGP; from the exons ATGTTAAATCTATGTGCATATGACAGAGTAAATTATTCCGTCACTCTGAGTG GGCAGTACAGAAGTGCAAGAGCTGTTTCAAAAGACTGGTTGCATAATCTCAGCTCAGATATAATAGATGGTTTTCAAAGAAGCACCTCAACTTACAAGATCCCAGTGCCATCATCCCTGTTGAAAGATAAAGTATCTTGTGAGGACCTAGAGGGTGTTGGATCATTCAATACTACATGCTTGCTAAACTCAAACTTGTATTTAAGTTCTGACCTTTACATTCGTGGGACTGGAAACTTGGAGATTCTCCCTCATGTATCAATTGTGTGTCCAATAGAAGGCTGCATGATTACATTTAATATGTCAGGAAATGTTAAAATTGGTCACTCTGCAGAAATAGTTGCTGGTTCTGTAGTTTTTTCGGCGGCAAATCTGACTATGGAATACAACTCTTCTATTAATACAACATCTTTGGGTGGATTGCCGCCTTCTCAAACTAGTGGGACTCCAGTGGGCTATGATGGAGGTGGTGGAGGGCATGGCGGCAGAGGTGCTTCTTGCTTGAAAAATAACCAGACAAGTTACTGGGGTGGTGATGTTTATACTTGGTCAACTTTGTCTGAGCCATGGAGTTATGGGAGCAAGGGTGGTGGTACATCTACTAAAATTCCATTTGGAGGGAATGGTGGAGGACGTGTCAAGCTTCTAGTCAAGGATATGGTATATATAAATGGGTCTGTAACTGCAGAAGGAGGGGACGGAGGGACTACTGGCGGAGGAGGATCTGGTGGAAGTATTTTTGTACATGCTGTAAAGTT GAAGGGATATGGTACTGTAAGTGCTGCTGGCGGAAGAGGATTgggtggaggtggtggtggaagAATATCACTTGATTGCTACAGCATACAAGAAGATGTAACGGTCACTGTGCATG GTGGTTTGAGTATCGGGTGTCCTGGGAATGCAGGAGCAGCTGGCACATACTTTAATGCAGATTTACTTAGTTTAAGAGTTGGAAATGACAATATCACAACAGCAACTGAAACCCCTTTGCTCGATTTTCCTACCAGGCCGTTATGGTCTCATGTTTTTGTGGAGAATAATGCAAAAGTGTTGGTTCCACTTCTTTGGACCAGAGTTCAG GTGAGAGGCCAAATCAGTCTATACCGTGGAGGCAGCATCATCTTTGGACTGTCTGAGTATCCAATTTCAGAATTTGAGCTTGTTGCTGAAGAACTTCTGATGAGTGATTCCATCATAAAG GTTTTTGGTGCATTTAGAGTTTCTGTCAAGATGTTACTCATGTGGAACTCCAAAATTCAAATAGATGGTGGTGGAAATACCATTGTTACTGCTTCCGTTCTTGAAGTCAGGAATCTGATTGTTCTGAGG CATAACTCTGTCATCAGTTCAAATACAAACTTGGGTGTATATGGTCAGGGACTACTGAAGTTGACTGGCCATGGTGATGCAATAAAAGCCCAGCGACTCTCCTTGTCTCTCTTTTATAACATAACA GTTGGTGCTGGTTCTTTACTTCAGGCTCCATTGGATGATGATGCTAGCAGAAATGT GGTAACAAAATCCCTGTGTGAGAGTCAAACATGcccgttggatttgattactccACCAGATGATTGCCATGTTAATTATACACTTTCCTTTTCACTTCAA ATATGTCGTGTTGAGGATCTTCTTGTAGATGGCATTGTGAAGGGAAGTGTTATTCACATCCACAGGGCGAGGACTATTATTGTTAATAATAATGGCCTGATCACTGCATCAGAACTAG GTTGCAGTAAAGGTATTGGAAGTGGAAACTATTCAAATGGAGCTGGTAGTGGTGCTGGACATGGGGGAAGAGGGGGCTCTGGATATTTTAATGGGAGGGTATGCAATGGTGGTAATGAATATGGCAATGCAGATCTCCCATGTGAATTGGGGAGTGGAGCTGAGGGTCCGAATCCGTCGTATGGGAATGTGGTTGGAGGGGGAATGATTG TCATGGGGTCCATCCAGTGGCCACTCTTAAGGCTTGATGTCTTTGGAACTTTGAGTGCTGATGGTCAAAGCTTTGATAAAGCAGCTAGAAAGGGTAATGGTTCTTCGATTGGTGGACTTGGTGGAGGCTCAGGTGGGACAATCCTTATTTTCCTTCAGGAGCTTAGATTACTTACACAGAGTTCATCTTTATCCGTTGCTGGGGGAAAAGGTGGTCCGCtgggtggaggtggaggtggggGTGGAAGAGTTCATTTTCATTGGTCTAAGATAGATTTTGGAGATGAATATGTTCCGGTTGCTAGTATAAGTGGCTCCATTAACAGCAG TGGAGGTGCTGGGGATGATGGAGGTCGTCATGGAAATGATGGCACTATCACTGGAAAAAAATGCCCTAAGGGCCTATACGGCACCTTCTGCAAG GAATGTCCTGTTGGCTCATTCAAAAATGTTGATGGCTCTGATTCACATCTTTGTACTCCCTgttctgttgatcttcttcccAGTCGTTCTGAGTTTATCTATGTGCGAG GTGGGGTGACTCAGCCATCATGTCCCTATAAATGTGTATCAGACAAGTATAGGATGCCAAAATGCTATACACCTCTTGAGGAGCTTTTGTATACCTTTGGGGGTCCCTGGCCTTTTGCAATTTTACTGTCATGCATTTTGGGGATTCTTGCTCTGTTGTTAAGTACATTGAGAATCAAATTGGTTGGAACCTGTTCTTACCAGAGGGGTGGTTCAATTGAACAGCACAGTCATCATCACTTACCCTATCTTCTTTCCCTATCTGAG GTGCGGGGAACCAGAGTTGAAGAAACTCAAAGCCATGTTCATCGGATGTACTTTATGGGTCCAAATACTTTCAGAGAACCATGGCATCTTCCATACTCTCCACCTAGTGCGGTCATTGAAATTGT GTACGAAGATGCATTTAACAGATTTATTGATGAGATCAATTCTGTTGCTGCATATGATTGGTGGGAAGGGTCTGTGCATAGTATACTTTCAGTTCTTGCATATCCTTGTTCCTGGTCCTGGAAACAGTGGCGGCAAAGAAATAAAGTTCACCGCCTTCAGGAATATGTGAAGTCAGAATATGACCATTCATGCCTTCGGTCTTGCAGATCACGAGCCTTGTACAAAGGGATGAAG GTTGGAGCAACACCAGACTTAATGGTGGCATATATTGATTTTTTCCTTGGTGGTGATGAGAAGCGTCTAGATATGGTATCAATCATACAGAAAAGGTTTCCCATGTGCATAATTTTTGGTGGTGATGGCAGCTATATGTCACCTTACAATCTTCACAATGATACGTTGTTGACCAACCTCCTTGGTCAG CATGTTCCAGAAACTGTTTGGAATCATTTGGTGGCTGGTTTGAATGCCCAGTTGAGGATGGTGAGGCATGGATCTATTCGTTCTCACCTCATTCCTGTGATTAATTGGATAAACAGCCATGCAAACCCTCAACTTGCATTTCATGGGGTTAAAGTTGAACTTGGATGGTTTCAAGCAACAGCTACTGGTTATTATCAGCTGGGGATATTGGTAGTCGTTGGGGATTATCCTCTTCAAAGTGTGCACCAGTCTGATATGGGGGATAGAAATGGTAACGAGCTACCAAG GTCTAATGTTGCATGTACAAGAAAATGTCTTAAGCAGATGCAGCAAAGTTGGCCGTTGGTAGGTCATGCATTATCTGTTAAAAGGATAACTGGAGGAATTAATGGAGGTCTTATAAATCATACTACCTTGAAATCTTTGgattataaaagggacttcctgtTTCCACTTTCTCTCTTACTGCACAACACAAGACCTGTTGGTCATCAG GACACCCTGTTGCTGCTGATAAGTTTCATGCTTTTAGCAGACCTTTCTGTCACTCTTCTTATGTTGCTTCAGTTCTACTGGATATCTCTGGGGGCTTTCCTTGCTGTATTGCTTATACTACCTCTATCCTTGCTTTCTCCCTTCCTCGCTGGATTAAATGCTTTATTCAGTAAGGAACTTAGAAGAGCTTCACTTGCTCGTGTATATGCATTGTGGAATGCTACATCCCTTTCTAATGTG GTGGTCGCATTAATGTGTGGCATTTTTTATTATGGATTTTCCTTTTTCCGGCCACCTGGCAAGTCAGATACATGGAACACTAGAAG GGATGATGATAAATGGTGGCTTTTGCCAACGATTCTCCTGCTATTGAAGTTAATACAAGCGCGGTTTGTGGACTGGCATATAGCAAATTTGGAAATCGAAGATCCTTCTGTATATATCCCAGATCCGGACGCCTTTTGGGCACAAGAGTCTGGCCCGTAA
- the LOC103437029 gene encoding uncharacterized protein isoform X1 — MSPLQMKWYLWFCILAGHVCISALSLTSGQYRSARAVSKDWLHNLSSDIIDGFQRSTSTYKIPVPSSLLKDKVSCEDLEGVGSFNTTCLLNSNLYLSSDLYIRGTGNLEILPHVSIVCPIEGCMITFNMSGNVKIGHSAEIVAGSVVFSAANLTMEYNSSINTTSLGGLPPSQTSGTPVGYDGGGGGHGGRGASCLKNNQTSYWGGDVYTWSTLSEPWSYGSKGGGTSTKIPFGGNGGGRVKLLVKDMVYINGSVTAEGGDGGTTGGGGSGGSIFVHAVKLKGYGTVSAAGGRGLGGGGGGRISLDCYSIQEDVTVTVHGGLSIGCPGNAGAAGTYFNADLLSLRVGNDNITTATETPLLDFPTRPLWSHVFVENNAKVLVPLLWTRVQVRGQISLYRGGSIIFGLSEYPISEFELVAEELLMSDSIIKVFGAFRVSVKMLLMWNSKIQIDGGGNTIVTASVLEVRNLIVLRHNSVISSNTNLGVYGQGLLKLTGHGDAIKAQRLSLSLFYNITVGAGSLLQAPLDDDASRNVVTKSLCESQTCPLDLITPPDDCHVNYTLSFSLQICRVEDLLVDGIVKGSVIHIHRARTIIVNNNGLITASELGCSKGIGSGNYSNGAGSGAGHGGRGGSGYFNGRVCNGGNEYGNADLPCELGSGAEGPNPSYGNVVGGGMIVMGSIQWPLLRLDVFGTLSADGQSFDKAARKGNGSSIGGLGGGSGGTILIFLQELRLLTQSSSLSVAGGKGGPLGGGGGGGGRVHFHWSKIDFGDEYVPVASISGSINSSGGAGDDGGRHGNDGTITGKKCPKGLYGTFCKECPVGSFKNVDGSDSHLCTPCSVDLLPSRSEFIYVRGGVTQPSCPYKCVSDKYRMPKCYTPLEELLYTFGGPWPFAILLSCILGILALLLSTLRIKLVGTCSYQRGGSIEQHSHHHLPYLLSLSEVRGTRVEETQSHVHRMYFMGPNTFREPWHLPYSPPSAVIEIVYEDAFNRFIDEINSVAAYDWWEGSVHSILSVLAYPCSWSWKQWRQRNKVHRLQEYVKSEYDHSCLRSCRSRALYKGMKVGATPDLMVAYIDFFLGGDEKRLDMVSIIQKRFPMCIIFGGDGSYMSPYNLHNDTLLTNLLGQHVPETVWNHLVAGLNAQLRMVRHGSIRSHLIPVINWINSHANPQLAFHGVKVELGWFQATATGYYQLGILVVVGDYPLQSVHQSDMGDRNGNELPRSNVACTRKCLKQMQQSWPLVGHALSVKRITGGINGGLINHTTLKSLDYKRDFLFPLSLLLHNTRPVGHQDTLLLLISFMLLADLSVTLLMLLQFYWISLGAFLAVLLILPLSLLSPFLAGLNALFSKELRRASLARVYALWNATSLSNVVVALMCGIFYYGFSFFRPPGKSDTWNTRRDDDKWWLLPTILLLLKLIQARFVDWHIANLEIEDPSVYIPDPDAFWAQESGP, encoded by the exons ATGTCTCCTTTACAAATGAAATGGTACCTTTGGTTTTGCATTCTGGCGGGGCATGTTTGCATTTCTGCCCTTTCTCTTACTTCAGGGCAGTACAGAAGTGCAAGAGCTGTTTCAAAAGACTGGTTGCATAATCTCAGCTCAGATATAATAGATGGTTTTCAAAGAAGCACCTCAACTTACAAGATCCCAGTGCCATCATCCCTGTTGAAAGATAAAGTATCTTGTGAGGACCTAGAGGGTGTTGGATCATTCAATACTACATGCTTGCTAAACTCAAACTTGTATTTAAGTTCTGACCTTTACATTCGTGGGACTGGAAACTTGGAGATTCTCCCTCATGTATCAATTGTGTGTCCAATAGAAGGCTGCATGATTACATTTAATATGTCAGGAAATGTTAAAATTGGTCACTCTGCAGAAATAGTTGCTGGTTCTGTAGTTTTTTCGGCGGCAAATCTGACTATGGAATACAACTCTTCTATTAATACAACATCTTTGGGTGGATTGCCGCCTTCTCAAACTAGTGGGACTCCAGTGGGCTATGATGGAGGTGGTGGAGGGCATGGCGGCAGAGGTGCTTCTTGCTTGAAAAATAACCAGACAAGTTACTGGGGTGGTGATGTTTATACTTGGTCAACTTTGTCTGAGCCATGGAGTTATGGGAGCAAGGGTGGTGGTACATCTACTAAAATTCCATTTGGAGGGAATGGTGGAGGACGTGTCAAGCTTCTAGTCAAGGATATGGTATATATAAATGGGTCTGTAACTGCAGAAGGAGGGGACGGAGGGACTACTGGCGGAGGAGGATCTGGTGGAAGTATTTTTGTACATGCTGTAAAGTT GAAGGGATATGGTACTGTAAGTGCTGCTGGCGGAAGAGGATTgggtggaggtggtggtggaagAATATCACTTGATTGCTACAGCATACAAGAAGATGTAACGGTCACTGTGCATG GTGGTTTGAGTATCGGGTGTCCTGGGAATGCAGGAGCAGCTGGCACATACTTTAATGCAGATTTACTTAGTTTAAGAGTTGGAAATGACAATATCACAACAGCAACTGAAACCCCTTTGCTCGATTTTCCTACCAGGCCGTTATGGTCTCATGTTTTTGTGGAGAATAATGCAAAAGTGTTGGTTCCACTTCTTTGGACCAGAGTTCAG GTGAGAGGCCAAATCAGTCTATACCGTGGAGGCAGCATCATCTTTGGACTGTCTGAGTATCCAATTTCAGAATTTGAGCTTGTTGCTGAAGAACTTCTGATGAGTGATTCCATCATAAAG GTTTTTGGTGCATTTAGAGTTTCTGTCAAGATGTTACTCATGTGGAACTCCAAAATTCAAATAGATGGTGGTGGAAATACCATTGTTACTGCTTCCGTTCTTGAAGTCAGGAATCTGATTGTTCTGAGG CATAACTCTGTCATCAGTTCAAATACAAACTTGGGTGTATATGGTCAGGGACTACTGAAGTTGACTGGCCATGGTGATGCAATAAAAGCCCAGCGACTCTCCTTGTCTCTCTTTTATAACATAACA GTTGGTGCTGGTTCTTTACTTCAGGCTCCATTGGATGATGATGCTAGCAGAAATGT GGTAACAAAATCCCTGTGTGAGAGTCAAACATGcccgttggatttgattactccACCAGATGATTGCCATGTTAATTATACACTTTCCTTTTCACTTCAA ATATGTCGTGTTGAGGATCTTCTTGTAGATGGCATTGTGAAGGGAAGTGTTATTCACATCCACAGGGCGAGGACTATTATTGTTAATAATAATGGCCTGATCACTGCATCAGAACTAG GTTGCAGTAAAGGTATTGGAAGTGGAAACTATTCAAATGGAGCTGGTAGTGGTGCTGGACATGGGGGAAGAGGGGGCTCTGGATATTTTAATGGGAGGGTATGCAATGGTGGTAATGAATATGGCAATGCAGATCTCCCATGTGAATTGGGGAGTGGAGCTGAGGGTCCGAATCCGTCGTATGGGAATGTGGTTGGAGGGGGAATGATTG TCATGGGGTCCATCCAGTGGCCACTCTTAAGGCTTGATGTCTTTGGAACTTTGAGTGCTGATGGTCAAAGCTTTGATAAAGCAGCTAGAAAGGGTAATGGTTCTTCGATTGGTGGACTTGGTGGAGGCTCAGGTGGGACAATCCTTATTTTCCTTCAGGAGCTTAGATTACTTACACAGAGTTCATCTTTATCCGTTGCTGGGGGAAAAGGTGGTCCGCtgggtggaggtggaggtggggGTGGAAGAGTTCATTTTCATTGGTCTAAGATAGATTTTGGAGATGAATATGTTCCGGTTGCTAGTATAAGTGGCTCCATTAACAGCAG TGGAGGTGCTGGGGATGATGGAGGTCGTCATGGAAATGATGGCACTATCACTGGAAAAAAATGCCCTAAGGGCCTATACGGCACCTTCTGCAAG GAATGTCCTGTTGGCTCATTCAAAAATGTTGATGGCTCTGATTCACATCTTTGTACTCCCTgttctgttgatcttcttcccAGTCGTTCTGAGTTTATCTATGTGCGAG GTGGGGTGACTCAGCCATCATGTCCCTATAAATGTGTATCAGACAAGTATAGGATGCCAAAATGCTATACACCTCTTGAGGAGCTTTTGTATACCTTTGGGGGTCCCTGGCCTTTTGCAATTTTACTGTCATGCATTTTGGGGATTCTTGCTCTGTTGTTAAGTACATTGAGAATCAAATTGGTTGGAACCTGTTCTTACCAGAGGGGTGGTTCAATTGAACAGCACAGTCATCATCACTTACCCTATCTTCTTTCCCTATCTGAG GTGCGGGGAACCAGAGTTGAAGAAACTCAAAGCCATGTTCATCGGATGTACTTTATGGGTCCAAATACTTTCAGAGAACCATGGCATCTTCCATACTCTCCACCTAGTGCGGTCATTGAAATTGT GTACGAAGATGCATTTAACAGATTTATTGATGAGATCAATTCTGTTGCTGCATATGATTGGTGGGAAGGGTCTGTGCATAGTATACTTTCAGTTCTTGCATATCCTTGTTCCTGGTCCTGGAAACAGTGGCGGCAAAGAAATAAAGTTCACCGCCTTCAGGAATATGTGAAGTCAGAATATGACCATTCATGCCTTCGGTCTTGCAGATCACGAGCCTTGTACAAAGGGATGAAG GTTGGAGCAACACCAGACTTAATGGTGGCATATATTGATTTTTTCCTTGGTGGTGATGAGAAGCGTCTAGATATGGTATCAATCATACAGAAAAGGTTTCCCATGTGCATAATTTTTGGTGGTGATGGCAGCTATATGTCACCTTACAATCTTCACAATGATACGTTGTTGACCAACCTCCTTGGTCAG CATGTTCCAGAAACTGTTTGGAATCATTTGGTGGCTGGTTTGAATGCCCAGTTGAGGATGGTGAGGCATGGATCTATTCGTTCTCACCTCATTCCTGTGATTAATTGGATAAACAGCCATGCAAACCCTCAACTTGCATTTCATGGGGTTAAAGTTGAACTTGGATGGTTTCAAGCAACAGCTACTGGTTATTATCAGCTGGGGATATTGGTAGTCGTTGGGGATTATCCTCTTCAAAGTGTGCACCAGTCTGATATGGGGGATAGAAATGGTAACGAGCTACCAAG GTCTAATGTTGCATGTACAAGAAAATGTCTTAAGCAGATGCAGCAAAGTTGGCCGTTGGTAGGTCATGCATTATCTGTTAAAAGGATAACTGGAGGAATTAATGGAGGTCTTATAAATCATACTACCTTGAAATCTTTGgattataaaagggacttcctgtTTCCACTTTCTCTCTTACTGCACAACACAAGACCTGTTGGTCATCAG GACACCCTGTTGCTGCTGATAAGTTTCATGCTTTTAGCAGACCTTTCTGTCACTCTTCTTATGTTGCTTCAGTTCTACTGGATATCTCTGGGGGCTTTCCTTGCTGTATTGCTTATACTACCTCTATCCTTGCTTTCTCCCTTCCTCGCTGGATTAAATGCTTTATTCAGTAAGGAACTTAGAAGAGCTTCACTTGCTCGTGTATATGCATTGTGGAATGCTACATCCCTTTCTAATGTG GTGGTCGCATTAATGTGTGGCATTTTTTATTATGGATTTTCCTTTTTCCGGCCACCTGGCAAGTCAGATACATGGAACACTAGAAG GGATGATGATAAATGGTGGCTTTTGCCAACGATTCTCCTGCTATTGAAGTTAATACAAGCGCGGTTTGTGGACTGGCATATAGCAAATTTGGAAATCGAAGATCCTTCTGTATATATCCCAGATCCGGACGCCTTTTGGGCACAAGAGTCTGGCCCGTAA